In Solanum pennellii chromosome 3, SPENNV200, a single window of DNA contains:
- the LOC107014361 gene encoding acetolactate synthase 2, chloroplastic, producing the protein MAAAASPSPCFSKTLPPSSSKSSTILPRSTFSFHNHPQKASPLHLTHAQHNRRGFAVANVVISTTTHNDVSEPETFVSRFAPDEPRKGCDVLVEALEREGVTDVFAYPGGASMEIHQALTRSNIIRNVLPRHEQGGVFAAEGYARATGFPGVCIATSGPGATNLVSGLADALLDSIPIVAITGQVPRRMIGTDAFQETPIVEVTRSITKHNYLVMDVEDIPRVVREAFFLAKSGRPGPVLIDVPKDIQQQLVIPNWDQPMRLPGYMSRLPKLPNEMLLEQIVRLISESKKPVLYVGGGCSQSSEELRRFVELTGIPVASTLMGLGAFPTGDELSLQMLGMHGTVYANYAVDSSDLLLAFGVRFDDRVTGKLEAFASRAKIVHIDIDSAEIGKNKQPHVSICADIKLALQGLNSILEGKEGKMKLDFSAWRQELTEQKMKYPLNFKTFGDAIPPQYAIQVLDELTNGNAIISTGVGQHQMWAAQYYKYKKPRQWLTSGGLGAMGFGLPAAIGAAVGRPGDIVVDIDGDGSFIMNVQELATIKVENLPVKIMLLNNQHLGMVVQWEDRFYKANRAHTYLGDPANEEEIFPNMLKFAEACGVPAARVSHRDDLRAAIQKMLDTPGPYLLDVIVPHQEHVLPMIPSGGAFKDVITEGDGRCSY; encoded by the coding sequence ATGGCGGCTGCTGCCTCACCATCTCCATGTTTCTCCAAAACCCTACCTCCATCTTCCTCCAAATCTTCCACCATTCTTCCTAGATCTACCTTCTCTTTCCACAATCACCCACAAAAAGCCTCACCCCTTCATCTCACCCACGCTCAACATAATCGTCGTGGTTTTGCCGTTGCCAATGTCGTCATATCCACTACCACCCATAACGACGTTTCTGAACCTGAAACATTCGTTTCCCGTTTCGCCCCTGACGAACCCAGAAAGGGTTGTGATGTTCTTGTGGAGGCACTTGAAAGGGAAGGAGTTACGGATGTATTTGCATACCCAGGAGGTGCTTCTATGGAGATTCATCAAGCTTTGACACGTTCGAATATTATCCGTAATGTGCTACCACGTCATGAGCAAGGTGGTGTGTTTGCTGCAGAGGGTTACGCACGGGCTACTGGGTTCCCTGGCGTTTGCATTGCTACCTCTGGTCCCGGAGCTACAAATCTTGTTAGTGGTCTTGCGGATGCTTTGTTAGATAGTATTCCGATTGTTGCTATTACAGGTCAAGTGCCAAGGAGGATGATTGGTACTGATGCGTTCCAGGAAACGCCTATTGTTGAGGTAACGAGATCTATTACGAAGCATAATTATCTTGTTATGGATGTAGAAGATATTCCTAGGGTTGTTCGTGAAGCATTTTTTCTTGCGAAATCGGGACGGCCTGGCCCAGTTTTGATAGATGTACCTAAGGATATTCAGCAACAATTGGTGATACCTAATTGGGATCAGCCAATGAGGTTGCCTGGTTACATGTCTAGGTTACCTAAATTGCCTAATGAAATGCTTTTGGAACAAATTGTTAGGCTGATTTCCGAGTCGAAGAAGCCTGTTTTGTATGTGGGTGGTGGGTGTTCGCAATCAAGTGAGGAGCTGAGACGATTTGTGGAGCTTACAGGTATTCCTGTAGCGAGTACTTTGATGGGTCTTGGAGCTTTTCCAACTGGGGATGAGCTTTCACTTCAAATGTTGGGTATGCATGGAACTGTGTATGCTAATTATGCTGTGGATAGTAGTGATTTGTTGCTTGCATTTGGGGTGAGGTTTGATGATCGAGTTACTGGTAAATTGGAAGCTTTTGCTAGTCGAGCGAAAATTGTCCACATTGATATTGATTCGGCTGAGATTGGAAAAAACAAGCAACCTCATGTTTCCATTTGTGCAGATATCAAGTTGGCATTACAGGGATTGAATTCCATATTGGAGGGTAAAGAAGGTAAGATGAAGTTGGATTTTTCTGCCTGGAGGCAGGAGTTAACGGAGCAGAAGATGAAGTACCCACTGAATTTTAAGACTTTTGGTGATGCCATCCCTCCACAATATGCTATTCAGGTTCTTGATGAGTTAACTAACGGAAATGCCATTATTAGTACTGGTGTGGGGCAACACCAGATGTGGGCTGCCCAATACTATAAGTACAAAAAGCCACGCCAATGGTTGACATCTGGTGGATTAGGAGCAATGGGATTTGGTTTGCCTGCTGCTATAGGTGCAGCTGTTGGGAGACCGGGTGACATTGTGGTTGACATTGATGGTGATGGGAGTTTTATCATGAATGTGCAAGAGTTAGCAACAATTAAGGTGGAGAATCTCCCAGTTAAGATTATGTTGCTGAATAATCAACACTTGGGAATGGTGGTTCAATGGGAGGATCGATTCTATAAAGCTAACAGAGCACACACTTACTTGGGTGATCCTGCTAACGAGGAAGAGATCTTCCCTAATATGTTGAAATTTGCAGAGGCTTGTGGCGTACCTGCTGCAAGAGTGTCACACAGGGATGATCTTAGAGCTGCCATTCAAAAGATGTTAGACACTCCTGGGCCATACTTGTTGGATGTGATTGTACCTCATCAGGAGCACGTTCTACCTATGATTCCCAGCGGTGGTGCTTTCAAAGATGTGATCACGGAGGGTGATGGGAGATGTTCCTATTGA